The stretch of DNA TCTACCAAATCATCCAGAGGCAATAGTTGTCCTTTTGCCGCTTGGGAAGTGTAGCCAAAAAAGGAAGCAACGAGCATCAAATCTACTTTTTCATTACTGGACAACATCAAATTTGTTTGTTGCACGTAGTTACCAATGTTAATTGGTGTTAGTTTAATTTTTACATTAATCTTTTCCTTGGCAATTTTGTTAATTTCATCTTCTACTATTTTTAAATCTTTTGGGATGGCACTAGAAAACAATACCATATTAACCTCTGAAACTTCGTCTCCTGATTTAGAGCTCTCATTCGTTGAACTCTCTTTTTTTGGCGTGCATGCTGAAAGTAATAGTAAAAAACAAACAAGAAGAATACTAATTGGTTTTCTCATTAAATTTCCCCTTTTCTATTTTTTGATTATTCTAAAAACTAATAACATAAATTTGTATTACTTTCTCATCCCCCAAATAATGTACTTTATAAACTCAACTCTTTGAAAGCGGTTTACTTAATGATTATTATAGGGAGGAATGATGTTGAAAACGTTCAGTTTTTTGCTAAAAATACTATCAATTTTTATCATTTTCAGAAAATATTAAATAATCATACAATAAACTGAGGTCATCTTCTTCATTATACTGATAATCTTCAATACCATTTTTTATGTGACTAATGTTGATCGATTCATAAGAGTGTTTTTTTCGATATTGATAGGGTGTTGTATGGAAGGTTTCTTTGAACAGTTTGTGAAAGGAATTTAAATTTGAAAAGCCAGACTCGATTGCAATCTGAATAAGTGGCAAATCGGTTTCCAGCATAGTTCGAACTGCATGTTCTAATCGAATTCCGTTTAAATATTTTATAAAGGGCTGTCCCATATGCTGCTGAAAATACCTGGATAGGTAGGGTGCTGAAAGTTGTTCATTCTCTGCTATTTCATTTAATGTAAGAGGATGCATAAAGTTTTGTTGAATATAACTCGTGATCCTAGTAAGGCGTTGTATATCCTTTTTACTGTTTCTGTTTAATTGCTCATTATTTTTCACTCTAAATTTGCACATAAGGTTGTAAACGATATCTAACAACAAGGAATGAATTTTTATTTCGTAGGCTTCTCCTTTGGTTCTTAAGATAAGCATCAATTGGGCAATTATCGATCTCATGAAATTATAATTTGCTTGTTCCACAGCTAGAAAGGATTGGCAGTGGAACGTTTCTTTTTCAATGTCTTTATACCATTTTTTTATAAATGAAATTGGGATTTGAAGAACTAGTAGTTTGTTATCCTCACTTGATTCAACACCGTGAACCTCATTACTATTAATAAGCAGCAAGTCATTTTCTTGCAAATAATACTCTTCCCGACCGACATAAACATGAATTCGCCCTTTCAGAACAAATAAAAATTCAATCCGGTCATGCCAATGCATTGCCACATATTTAACACTATTCATCAATATAAACATAGGTATTTCTTCATTAATCACTACACTCTCGTATGGATATTTCATGAGTCCTCCCAGCTATCAATAAAAAAATTGAAAAAAAACCGCATAAGTTTAGCTATAACTTTGCGGTTAACCTGCTTCTTTTATAATCCTTGTACATATTTCTCCATAACTTTTAAATCACTCTCAATACTTGTGAATTTGATTCCAAGCTGTCCTTCATTTTCCACAATGGCATATCGAATGTATCCCAATTGTCGGAGCTTTTGATAGGTCTCTTGAAAATTTACAATACCGGTCCCAAGATTAACAAAATCATTTGGTTTCACAAACTCTGTGTAAATTTTCATCGTATCTAGATTGGTTCCTTGCGGTGTAGCGGTAAAAAGATTAACCGGATTTACATGCATTCCTAAATCCTTTTGATGAACCATATCACAGCGTTCACCCAATTTTTCAAGTAATGTCAACGGGTCATATCCACCTCTCATAACCCATACAAGGTCCAACTCAAATTTCACGAGAGATGGATCCGTATTTTCTGCGAGCAGGTCAAATAATGATGTTTCTCCTATTCTCCTAAACTCATGTGCATGGTTATGATAGTAAAAGCTTAACCCGGCTTCCTTGCACTTTTTTCCAATTAAATTTAGATGTTCAGCTGTTTGGAGTGTGTCTTCACGACCTGATATAAATGCCATTGGAAAGACAATGGACTGACATCCAAGTTCTGCATTTTCTTCAATAATCCTGTCCCAATCGGCATCTATTATTACGCTTCCTGGTGCAACACCTTCATGCGCTGAAAATGCTTTCAGCCCTAAGTCCTCAAACTTCTTCATTATGACTGGAAGGGAAAAAGTATCTGTATAACGCTCACAAGTAGAAAAATTCACCGTAATCAACTCAAGATTCTTATATCCCATTTCTGCTACCTTTTCCAATGTACCAAAGTAGTCTTCGTTTAATTCCTTAAATACTGAGAATAAATTTAATCCAATTTCCATTGTCATCTTTTTTTCTCCCTTTGAAATTATTTTTGCTCACTTAAAATAGAAACAAAATCATAGCTCTGTTTTGATTTCTGATTCCATGCCACACACATGACAATACTGCCTAACAAAATAACAGCACCAATGATAAATGGAACATTAAATGATATATCAAATAAAATTCCCGCTAATGAGGGTCCGATAATATTACCTAAACTGCTATAAGCATTGTTCATTCCAGCAGCAAAGCCTTGCTCACTTCCAGCCATTTTTGAAAGCAACGTATTAATTGCTGGGCGGAGAATAGATGTAAATAAGATAAACAAAATATTCATTATCAGCATAAATAAAAAATTCCCGGATAATAAAATGACAACCATCGTTAGCGCAGATAAGAAGAAACAAACATTAATAACTCTAATTTCATTGAAACGTTTTAGAAGTTTATCTACCAATAGCGCTTGAATGATAACACCAATCAATGCTGCTATCGTCATGATGATGGAAATATCTTTAGGGGTATAATCATACTTTTCACTAACATATAATCCAAAGATTGTTTCGAAGTTTGCGAGACCAAACGTCATAGTGAAGACGAGCAGTAAGAGTACAAAGTAAGACACTTTAAAAGACCTTTTGATGTCATGAACCATTCCATTTTGTTCCGATGATGAATTTCTAAACGCATGTTGTTGTCCTTTCGACAATGACTCAGGTAAAAAGAAAACCGAAACGAGCATGGCGATAGCTGCGGCGAGTGCTGAAGCATAGAACGGTACACGTATACCGAACTCTGCAAGAAATCCACCAATTCCTGGACCAATAACAAAACCTAGCGAAATGGAAGCACCAAGTAAACCCATCCCTTTCCCACGATTTTCTATGGTTGTAACATCTGCCACATAAGCCATAGTAGCAGGTATAAGCAATCCAACACCGATTCCCCCAATGAAGCGCGAAAGATAAAGGACCCAGAGATCTGTGCCTACACTGAACATAAATTGAGATACCATTATGATTGCTAAACCAATAACCGTAATTATCTTCCGACCATATTGGTCTGAAAGCTTCCCGCCTAGTGGTGAAAAAAGAAACTGAGTTAGTCCTGTTGCTGCTACGAGATATCCCATATCTTTACCGCTGGCACCGATTTCTGAAATAAATTTGGGAAGAACCGGAATTGCCAAACCAACCCCAACTAAAGCTATAAATGTGTTTACCATAAGAATAAGTAAGGGCATATTCCTTTTTACTTTTAAAAAATTAAATCTTCGCATTCACTTTCTCCTATTCTAAAGATTAAAATCTAGTTTAATCTTACATCGGAGAATAAACTATTTAATTTCATTATTTTAACCAATTAGCGATGCAATCCTTAACCTACCATTCTTGTCATTTTTCAAGAAAATAAAGAGATTAAAAATCTACCTATGATTTTTAATCTCTATAAAATTTTAGATAATCTCTAGTACCTTTGTATTCGTTCCGAAAAACGGTACAGGAATATACGAAACTCGTACACCTTGTGTTAAGGTAATTTCATGCTTCCCTTCTGGAAGTCCTCCATCATGTACGACAAAGATGACTCCTTCTTGGCCATATTCCCATTTATAGCTTGTTACTGTCCACATCTCATCTAGAGTAAAGAATGTTTCACCATCAGGAGAAAACCTTATTTTTTCTCTTGGTACCTCGACTCCATCTACCTTTAATTGAATATCTTCGATCATTGACAGAGGGATACCACGATAATAAGTGATCCGGGTACGTAATTCATAGCCGATAATCTTTTCATCTTTTTCTACATTTTTGAATCCGCCATCTGATAGTACATAATTATCAAACATTTAACTCCACTCCTTTTATTAATGATTTCAGCATTTTTTGATGTGCTCTTACTTGGCTGACAGCATTAATTTCTGTACCAGGCAGGGCAAACCGTCCACCTTCATATTCACTGGCAATATATCCATCAAAGTTTTTTTCCTTCAAATAGCTAATAAACTCATCATATGGAATTGAATATTCAATGCCCTCTTCTGTAATTTCCCAGAACTTCCCATGGAAATGCTTAATGTAAGGCATATATTTATCAAGTTCACTAAGCGGTTTGTTTTCATAACCACCCGCAAAGATTAAATACTCCTGATCGATTTTACTTTTAATTAATGCTTGCACTTCGGCTGGAGCATGACCAGGATGACTGATATGGAACACATCACGACCTTCAGCAAATTCACGGTCAATATAATCGGCTAATTCTTTATTTAAACCCTGGTCTAAAAAGAATTGTGTTGAGACTCGAGGATGTTTACGACAAAATATCCCTGTGTCAACCACAAGACCTAAATAAGGAGAATTAACTCGAAACATAATATCAGTGAATTTTTTCGTTTCTGGATGGTCTAATGCCATTCCTCCGTGTACTTCTAATGCCATGACTACATCGAGCTCTTCTGCTAGTGGCAGAGCGTCTTCAATAATATCTGTCGGTGTTAAGGATACAAGCCGTACTAATTTGATCCCAAGTCTGTTTGCTAATTTAAGTTCATTTTTTAATAGTTCCAAATTCTCTTTCTTTGTTAAAAGTCGATTCCGATACAGTTTTGTATTAATAAAAATATCGTTACATACAGGAACTATATCGTGCTTTTGTAGTAAATGCCGCCATTTTTCAACGTCTTCATTTAATACAAATGGTGCATTATGGAGCATCTGATCGCTTATAATTTCAACACCTTCAACACCTTGTTCAGATAATTCTTTTAAACAATCTTCTAATGTCATTTTTCCTCTTGCATATTCATCTTGAAAACTATATAAAGAAACTGCGTTTTTAATAGAACTCATATAATGGTCCTCCTAACAAAAGTTTATATATTGGTTTCGCTTACAAACTTATCTTAACTTTTCTTCCTTCACATTCCCTTTCATTTATTAACTTGGAATATGTAGATTTTCGTCTACTTTTTTGTTTCTAACTTTAATCCATTACAAAAGGTTAAGAATTGAATAGTAA from Neobacillus sp. CF12 encodes:
- a CDS encoding AraC family transcriptional regulator, coding for MKYPYESVVINEEIPMFILMNSVKYVAMHWHDRIEFLFVLKGRIHVYVGREEYYLQENDLLLINSNEVHGVESSEDNKLLVLQIPISFIKKWYKDIEKETFHCQSFLAVEQANYNFMRSIIAQLMLILRTKGEAYEIKIHSLLLDIVYNLMCKFRVKNNEQLNRNSKKDIQRLTRITSYIQQNFMHPLTLNEIAENEQLSAPYLSRYFQQHMGQPFIKYLNGIRLEHAVRTMLETDLPLIQIAIESGFSNLNSFHKLFKETFHTTPYQYRKKHSYESINISHIKNGIEDYQYNEEDDLSLLYDYLIFSENDKN
- a CDS encoding sugar phosphate isomerase/epimerase codes for the protein MTMEIGLNLFSVFKELNEDYFGTLEKVAEMGYKNLELITVNFSTCERYTDTFSLPVIMKKFEDLGLKAFSAHEGVAPGSVIIDADWDRIIEENAELGCQSIVFPMAFISGREDTLQTAEHLNLIGKKCKEAGLSFYYHNHAHEFRRIGETSLFDLLAENTDPSLVKFELDLVWVMRGGYDPLTLLEKLGERCDMVHQKDLGMHVNPVNLFTATPQGTNLDTMKIYTEFVKPNDFVNLGTGIVNFQETYQKLRQLGYIRYAIVENEGQLGIKFTSIESDLKVMEKYVQGL
- a CDS encoding MFS transporter — encoded protein: MRRFNFLKVKRNMPLLILMVNTFIALVGVGLAIPVLPKFISEIGASGKDMGYLVAATGLTQFLFSPLGGKLSDQYGRKIITVIGLAIIMVSQFMFSVGTDLWVLYLSRFIGGIGVGLLIPATMAYVADVTTIENRGKGMGLLGASISLGFVIGPGIGGFLAEFGIRVPFYASALAAAIAMLVSVFFLPESLSKGQQHAFRNSSSEQNGMVHDIKRSFKVSYFVLLLLVFTMTFGLANFETIFGLYVSEKYDYTPKDISIIMTIAALIGVIIQALLVDKLLKRFNEIRVINVCFFLSALTMVVILLSGNFLFMLIMNILFILFTSILRPAINTLLSKMAGSEQGFAAGMNNAYSSLGNIIGPSLAGILFDISFNVPFIIGAVILLGSIVMCVAWNQKSKQSYDFVSILSEQK
- a CDS encoding DUF6379 domain-containing protein, with the protein product MFDNYVLSDGGFKNVEKDEKIIGYELRTRITYYRGIPLSMIEDIQLKVDGVEVPREKIRFSPDGETFFTLDEMWTVTSYKWEYGQEGVIFVVHDGGLPEGKHEITLTQGVRVSYIPVPFFGTNTKVLEII
- a CDS encoding TIM barrel protein, which encodes MSSIKNAVSLYSFQDEYARGKMTLEDCLKELSEQGVEGVEIISDQMLHNAPFVLNEDVEKWRHLLQKHDIVPVCNDIFINTKLYRNRLLTKKENLELLKNELKLANRLGIKLVRLVSLTPTDIIEDALPLAEELDVVMALEVHGGMALDHPETKKFTDIMFRVNSPYLGLVVDTGIFCRKHPRVSTQFFLDQGLNKELADYIDREFAEGRDVFHISHPGHAPAEVQALIKSKIDQEYLIFAGGYENKPLSELDKYMPYIKHFHGKFWEITEEGIEYSIPYDEFISYLKEKNFDGYIASEYEGGRFALPGTEINAVSQVRAHQKMLKSLIKGVELNV